The Candidatus Rokuibacteriota bacterium genome includes a region encoding these proteins:
- a CDS encoding TonB-dependent receptor: protein MRVMSGVLMLLWLLAAVPTAAQEIKPEEQKTETKKVDPVVVTATTVATPATELGVALSVVTENDFRTYHYATVDEALRNLPGVEIRRSGSLGKTSSISIRGANSNQVQVLVDGVRVKSPTLGQVDLSDLSPDLIERIEIIRGPQATLYGADAIVGVVNIITKKGTGPFQASVQQEVGNYDTLQSRFQASGAWKIFNYAFSASHLESNGQFQNDGSNVNALNGRLGVSLPFDSSLSFILRYNKSDIGVPVKGVFPPPQPIDPIINPNAKQQSETTVMLLEAKTRPVTWWESTARISRYENNVGFQDPADPGVDFDFPIFAQINVVRREAEWLNSIHLGSWSTSTVGLGYRHEEGENKGVFHTARHVPSIFFEQQFRFFDRLFLTGGARNEDDSVFGSATTEHGSLALVIKETGTRIRGSAGTGFRAPTFNDLFFPDFGNPSLQPERSMSYDAGVDQKLWQGRIRLGLTYFHNEFKNLITCCVPIPTAPFGGPVNVGSARSAGIEFTSEVDVLPNLVASLNYTYTDTKNLQTGRWLPREPQHRWNIGLTWEPIRRLSLWTQVHVVTQQWETFGEVYNSGYTRVDLGGTYRLLEKYNWVQGVDLTLRVQNLLNEGYAEVRGFPALGTNVLVGLRVSF, encoded by the coding sequence GATGCTGCTGTGGCTTCTGGCGGCCGTGCCGACCGCCGCCCAGGAGATAAAGCCGGAGGAGCAGAAGACCGAGACGAAGAAGGTGGACCCCGTCGTCGTGACGGCGACGACGGTGGCGACGCCGGCCACGGAGCTTGGCGTGGCGCTGAGTGTCGTCACGGAAAACGACTTCAGGACCTATCACTACGCGACGGTGGACGAGGCGCTGCGGAATCTGCCGGGCGTGGAGATCCGGCGCTCAGGGTCTCTCGGCAAGACCTCGAGCATCTCGATTCGGGGCGCCAATTCCAATCAGGTGCAGGTGCTGGTGGACGGGGTGCGGGTGAAGAGCCCCACGCTGGGGCAGGTGGATCTCTCCGACCTCTCGCCGGATCTAATCGAGCGGATCGAGATCATCCGAGGGCCCCAGGCTACGCTGTACGGGGCCGATGCCATCGTCGGCGTGGTCAACATCATCACCAAGAAGGGCACGGGACCGTTTCAGGCCTCGGTGCAGCAGGAAGTGGGCAACTACGACACCCTCCAGTCGCGGTTCCAGGCAAGCGGTGCCTGGAAGATCTTCAACTACGCGTTCTCGGCCTCGCACCTCGAAAGCAATGGGCAGTTCCAGAACGACGGCTCCAACGTCAACGCGCTCAACGGCCGGCTCGGGGTCTCGCTGCCCTTCGACTCGTCGCTCTCCTTCATCCTCCGCTACAACAAGAGCGACATCGGCGTGCCGGTCAAGGGCGTCTTCCCGCCGCCCCAGCCCATCGACCCCATCATCAACCCCAATGCCAAGCAGCAGAGCGAGACCACGGTGATGCTGCTCGAGGCCAAGACGCGCCCCGTGACGTGGTGGGAGAGCACGGCGCGCATCTCGCGCTACGAGAACAATGTCGGCTTCCAGGACCCGGCTGATCCCGGCGTCGACTTCGATTTCCCAATCTTTGCCCAGATCAACGTCGTGCGGCGCGAGGCCGAATGGCTCAACTCCATCCACCTGGGATCGTGGAGCACCAGCACGGTCGGGCTCGGCTACCGCCACGAGGAGGGCGAGAACAAGGGCGTCTTCCATACGGCCCGTCACGTACCGTCCATCTTCTTCGAGCAGCAATTCCGGTTCTTCGATCGACTCTTCCTCACGGGCGGCGCCCGGAACGAGGACGACAGCGTGTTCGGCAGCGCCACCACGGAGCACGGCTCACTGGCTTTGGTCATCAAGGAGACGGGCACGCGCATTCGCGGCAGCGCGGGGACGGGCTTCCGGGCGCCGACCTTCAACGACCTCTTCTTCCCAGACTTCGGCAACCCTAGCCTCCAGCCCGAGCGCAGCATGTCGTACGATGCCGGGGTGGACCAGAAGCTCTGGCAGGGCCGGATCCGCCTCGGCCTCACGTACTTTCACAACGAGTTCAAGAACCTGATCACCTGCTGCGTGCCCATCCCGACGGCGCCCTTCGGCGGCCCCGTCAATGTCGGCTCGGCGCGATCGGCGGGCATCGAGTTCACGAGCGAGGTGGACGTCCTGCCGAACCTCGTTGCCTCGCTCAACTATACGTACACCGACACCAAGAACCTCCAGACTGGGCGGTGGCTGCCCCGCGAGCCCCAGCACCGGTGGAACATCGGGCTCACCTGGGAGCCCATCCGACGGTTGTCGCTCTGGACCCAGGTCCACGTGGTCACCCAGCAGTGGGAGACCTTCGGCGAGGTCTACAACAGCGGGTATACCCGCGTGGACCTGGGTGGCACCTACCGCCTGCTCGAGAAGTACAACTGGGTGCAGGGCGTGGATCTCACCCTGCGGGTGCAGAACCTCCTGAACGAAGGCTATGCCGAGGTGCGCGGCTTTCCGGCCCTCGGCACCAACGTCCTGGTCGGCCTGCGGGTGAGCTTTTAG
- a CDS encoding MBL fold metallo-hydrolase: protein MPISIRFVGSGDSFGSGGRFQTCILIDGGGMRFAIDFGTSSLIALKQQGIEHNSIDAILLTHLHGDHCGGVPFMLVDAMLGARRSRPLTIAGPRDLRARMDAIAEALFPGSEVMVPKFPLDYVEMRVGERSVVGNLRITPYAAKHTGQTNPTCLRVEVGDKIIAYTGDGEWTDAMAQMGQGADLVIAECYYYAKPIKWHLNYPAIVEHLRDFGAKRVILTHMSDGMLLHANAVPEECAHDGMVVEL, encoded by the coding sequence ATGCCCATCAGCATCCGGTTTGTGGGATCCGGGGACTCATTCGGAAGTGGGGGCCGCTTTCAGACCTGCATCCTTATCGATGGAGGCGGGATGCGCTTCGCCATAGATTTCGGGACATCGTCACTGATCGCCTTGAAGCAGCAGGGGATCGAGCACAATAGCATTGACGCCATCCTGCTCACGCACTTGCACGGTGATCACTGCGGCGGGGTGCCCTTTATGCTGGTGGACGCCATGCTCGGAGCCCGGCGGAGTCGGCCGCTCACCATCGCCGGCCCGCGCGACCTGCGCGCCAGAATGGACGCGATCGCAGAAGCGCTCTTCCCCGGCTCAGAGGTCATGGTGCCGAAGTTCCCGCTCGACTACGTCGAGATGCGGGTGGGAGAGCGGAGCGTCGTAGGCAATCTTCGGATCACACCGTACGCGGCCAAGCATACAGGGCAGACCAACCCCACGTGTCTTCGTGTGGAAGTCGGCGACAAGATCATTGCGTACACGGGCGACGGCGAATGGACGGACGCGATGGCGCAGATGGGCCAGGGAGCCGACCTTGTCATCGCCGAATGCTACTACTACGCGAAGCCGATCAAGTGGCACCTGAACTACCCGGCAATCGTCGAGCACCTGAGAGACTTCGGGGCAAAGCGTGTGATTCTCACGCACATGAGCGACGGAATGCTCTTGCACGCGAACGCTGTCCCAGAGGAATGTGCTCACGATGGGATGGTGGTCGAGCTATAG